The nucleotide window GGGTGATGGCGGCACCTGCCCACCCCCTTCGTCGTCTCTTCCTTGCGTATCTCGTCCCGATATGCGCGGTCGCTCCTCCTCGGGCCCGGGCAGGTGGCACTCATCACGCGGGCCACGGGGGTTATCCGGATAGGCTCTTAGTCCGTCAACCCTCAGCCCTTGGAGCGGCGGGTGCAGGTGCCGTTGCGGGCCATTTCTTCGCAGGTGGCCTCGATGCGCAAACGCACCGTGCCCGGACGGAAGCCGAGGTTTTTGGCCAGCACGCTTTCCCGCACATCCAGGCAGTAGTCCTCGAATTCGACGATTTTGTCACAGTCGAGGCAGATGATGTGGTTGTGATTCGGATGGGTGGCGTAATTGGGGTCGTAGTATTGCTGGTCCTTGCCGAGATCGAGTTCGCGCAGGAGGCCGGTCTGGACGAGGACGGGCAGGGTGCGG belongs to Candidatus Methylacidiphilales bacterium and includes:
- a CDS encoding transcriptional repressor; this translates as MAPEQSHEIRAKVLAYMESNGMRITNQRRAIIEAAFSTTDHYTADDLLERARAIDASVSRATVYRTLPVLVQTGLLRELDLGKDQQYYDPNYATHPNHNHIICLDCDKIVEFEDYCLDVRESVLAKNLGFRPGTVRLRIEATCEEMARNGTCTRRSKG